Genomic window (Streptosporangium brasiliense):
ACACCGCTTTTCGGTCAGTTGGATGAGCGACATCCCTTTGATGCGATCAAGGAGCCGGAAGTTCGCCTCTGATCCGGCGGATTTCCGGAGACCGGGTGCCCCCGGGACGCGCCGGCCAGGAGTGCTGTGGCACCACCACACCGGCTCCGACGCGCTCGGCGTTCTCCTCCAGCGCGTCGGCGGCCACGGCACCGCGCTCCCGAGCGGCGGCCAGGCCTTCTCAGAGGCGGGCCTGGGACAGCCAGCCGAAGCCGCCGAGCCCCTCGGCGGCGATCAGCTCCGCCTCCTGGGAGGCCCTGGCCAGGGCGCGGAGATAGCCGCGCGGGTCGTCGCGGGCGTGCTCGACGGGCGGACGGGTCCCGGTGACGCCCAGGGCGCGCAGCGCCTGCCGTTGGGTGGTCAGGGCCGTGGTGACGGCCCCCGCGCGCTCCCCGGCGGCCGCGCAGGCGTCGAGGGCCACGTGCGCGGTGATGTCGCACGACCCGTCCGGCACGGGTGCGACGGCCGCCCCGTCGCGGTAACCGGCCAGCGTCCCGCACGGCGGGCGGTCGTCCACAGGGTGTGCGTAGTCGATCGCGATCGCCCGCCCGCGGGCCAGCCGTACGATCACCGAGGCCCAGGCCTCGTCGCGGGGCCTGCCGATCTCGGCCCGCTCGCCCGGGGCCCGCATCGGCCACCAGCGGGCCAGCCAGGCCAGGTCGGCCTCCGACGGCCTGTCGCCGAGCCGTTCCGCGCCGGTCGACGGGTCGACCAGGACCAGCCGGGGCCCGTCCGCGGTCTGCTCGGCGACGTCCACCGGCACGTTGTCCAGCCACTCGTTGGCGATCACGAGGCCGTTGATCCCGTCCGGCACGGTCCGCGCCCATGCGATCTCCCCGGGCAGCCGGGCGGGCCGGGGGGCCAGGTCCACCCCGGTCACCCGCAGCCGCGGCCGGAGCCCGGGCGGCGCGGCGGCGAGCACCCCGGCCGCCAGGGTGCCCTCACCGGCGCCGACGTCCACCAGGTCGATCACCGGCGGGCCGCCGAGCGCGTCGTCGAGCGCGACGAGCTCGCACAGCACGGCCTCGGCGAAGACGGAGGACGCGCCGACCGAGGTCCGGAAGTGCCCGGAGGGACACTCCCGCAGGTAGAAGCCGTTGTCGCCGTAGAGCGCCCGCTCCGTCGCGGCGCGCCAGGTGAGCCACACGTCCACAGACGCTACAGCGCCCGGCCACGGGAGGGCCGCCGGACAGCCGGTGGACGGCGGGTCGGATCTCAGAAGGGCCCGGGACCAGGCGGGCGCGGGTCCTCGGGGAACGGGGTCAGACGGCGTGGGATCAGACGGGTGGGGCCCCTCGGAGGGCGCAGGACAAGGCGGGTGCGGGTCCTCGGAGCAGGTGCGGATCCCCACGCGGACGCGGGCCCGGACGGGGCGATCCCCAAGCGGGGGCGGGCTCCGGAATCGGGTGCCGCTTTCGGACACGCGCCTCGGCGTGGTTGCGGTGGCCGGGCCCGTTACGCTGGTCAACTGGGCACGGAGCCCCCATCTGGTCGAAGGACGGGACGTCATGGACGCAGGCGATCGCCCGGCACGGTTGGCCGTCGGAGTGGTCGGAGCCGGCCGGGTCGGCTCGGCACTCGGCGCCGCGCTCGCACAGGCGGGCCATCGAGTCGTCGCCGCGAGCGGGGTCTCCGACTCCTCCCGGGAACGGGCGGCCGAGCGGCTCGGCCTGACCCTCACCCGCCCGGAGGACGTGGTGGCCGGATCCGACCTCGTCCTCCTGACGGTCCCCGACGACGTGCTGCCCGACCTGGTCACGGGTCTGGTCGGCACCGGCGCCGACCTGCGGGGCAAGCTGGTGGCCCACACCAGCGGCGCGTACGGCCTGGCCGTGCTGAACCCGGC
Coding sequences:
- a CDS encoding SAM-dependent methyltransferase, with amino-acid sequence MWLTWRAATERALYGDNGFYLRECPSGHFRTSVGASSVFAEAVLCELVALDDALGGPPVIDLVDVGAGEGTLAAGVLAAAPPGLRPRLRVTGVDLAPRPARLPGEIAWARTVPDGINGLVIANEWLDNVPVDVAEQTADGPRLVLVDPSTGAERLGDRPSEADLAWLARWWPMRAPGERAEIGRPRDEAWASVIVRLARGRAIAIDYAHPVDDRPPCGTLAGYRDGAAVAPVPDGSCDITAHVALDACAAAGERAGAVTTALTTQRQALRALGVTGTRPPVEHARDDPRGYLRALARASQEAELIAAEGLGGFGWLSQARL